A stretch of the Lolium perenne isolate Kyuss_39 chromosome 3, Kyuss_2.0, whole genome shotgun sequence genome encodes the following:
- the LOC127339751 gene encoding uncharacterized mitochondrial protein AtMg00810-like: MAYLLLYVDDIILTASTTGLLRQLTDSLRAESVLKDLGPLHYFLGIEVVLRADGFFLHQRKYAHELLERAGMLNCNPAPTPVDTKAKLSSSDGSLASDAPFYRSIVGAL, translated from the coding sequence ATGGCCTACCTGCTGctatacgtcgacgacatcatcctGACGGCCTCCACCACTGGTCTTCTTCGACAGCTCACCGACAGTCTTCGCGCTGAGTCCGTTTTGAAGGACCTTGGCCCGctccactacttcctcggcatcgaggttgtCCTTCGTGCGGACGGGTTCTTCCTTCATCAGCGGAAGTACGCCCACGAGCTTCTCGAGCGTGCCGGGATGCTTAACTGCAACCCTGCACCTACTCCTGTCGACACGAAGGCCAAGCTCTCCTCCAGTGATGGGTCGCTGGCGTCCGACGCGCCGTTCTACCGCTCCATCGTTGGTGCTCTCTAG